The nucleotide window TATCCTCAAGCCGACAATAAATCAAAGAAGTCCCTTCCAACATTATCTCCTTTACCTCTTTATTCCTACGCTTGCGTAAAGCCAATATTGATTCAAATCCTTTTTCTTTTTCTAATATTTCCAAATTCTCTTTGCTTACTAATCCCCTATCCCCAACAAAGATGCATCTGTTTATCTTGAATTGCTCCTTTAACTTAGCCAATACCTCTTTTACTGTCTTCTTATCTACACGATTACCTTCAAATACTTCATGTCCAATCGGTAAACCATTACACAGAATTAGCCCAATGACTACTTGAGGCTTACCAGGTTCATGATCCCTGGAGTAGCCTAATTTCGCCAACCCTTCCGGTCCATCTCCCTCAAAGTAGCTGGAAGTTAAATCATAAAATACCAGATCTACTTCCAGACTGAATAAGTCCCGAAATCTATAATAGAGGTGGTTTTCTATCTCTTCCTTCATACCTAAAAGGTAATCCATACCCCGATAAAACTTCATCACTTCCTTTTTGGCAATATCAATCCTTTCTTCTTCTTCTTTTTGAACTGTTTCCAATACCTTCTCATCAAACCCATGATTTGACCACCAGACTCTACTTAACCATTCAAATATACCCAGCTTGCTTGTAGGATCACTTAATTTATTTACTACCATCATTTTAATCCAGTTGCTGTAGTCTAATTCTACCTTCTTGCCCTTTAGTATCTTTTCCACCAAATCTTTTAATCCCAATTCCTGCCACATAAAAGAGGCAAGATATCCTACCCCATACTCCTTAATCTCTTCATTCCTTAAGTCTTGTGCAAAGATTAATGGTTTCTCTCCTACCTTTTGCAGTAAGCCATTGACAATCCGCTTTATATCCTTTCGTAAGACAACTACATTGCCCAGATTAGCTATTACCCTTTGTTTGCGTTTACCTTTCTGGTAATAACTCTCTACCACCCTGACATATTCATTGATTTGACCAGTTGATGATTTAGTCTTAACCGTCCTTACAAATGCCATTGTGTCATTCCCTCCTTCTTTTCTCAATTTCTGATAAGAAGTATAGCATTTTAAGGACAATTTGCCAAGAAATATTTTTTGCCTTTGGACATTTTATTGTCACTCACTTTTTGGAATTTTTTAATCCCCTCTCTTCCAAATCCCTTGTAAATACAAGAAATTCTACTTTCGCTACCACTAATTTCGTCAATTTCCTGTTGAACTTGAGTTACGATTTATATTTATACGCCATTTCAATTCCATGTCTGGCTTTGGAATAGCCAGGGTCTATCTCTAATGCTTGCTTGAACTTTTCAATCGCCTGGTCATACATTTTTAACATATAATAAAAACTACCAATATTATAATAACTTTGCGGGTAGATTGAGATGAGCGATTGAGTTCGTTCATCTTTAAATATCCTTTTATCAACTACCCCTCGACATAAAAATCCTTTATTTTTATCCAGCTCTTTTTTAAATTTCTCTCCAGGGACATCTTTTTCCAATACCTTGCAGAATACCCCTTGAGGAATCAAAGAATAGTTTGTAGCCATAGCAAAATCATAAGTTTTGTAAATAGTATAAGAATTAATATTATTGGTGATAATATTGTAGATTCGCTCTATTCTAATTTTTTCCAGCTGCCGCGTTTTCACCCCTAACATATCCTGAATTTCAAAAGTAAAGGCTAAATCAGGATATTTATCTTTCCATGTTTGAACATACCAATCATAATGAACTGCCAGAAATGGAACATCAATAAAAACTGCCTTCGGATGTCTTTGTTCTACATAATGACTATACCACAGAGGAAAGGCAGTGTCATCTGTTTCCAGAAATATTATAGATTTTTCTTCCATTGGGGTTAGAATATTCCTGACCAAATCAGAGGCAAAGTAGTATTGACTTCGATTACTCTCAGGATAATTGGTAGTTAAAGGAATAATTGGCAGAGATAGGAATAAAAAATAAATAATCCCAATGTTTTTCTTATTACTCTTCATCAACCAGAGCAGAAGATATTGGACACCAACTCCCATCCAGATAGCAAAGACCATAAATGCTGGTAAATAATAATCTTGAATATTGGGGATGTTATAAAATAATGAATAAAGGATATTGGTTATTAAAATCAAAGATAAAAAGACAAAAAGACGCATTGAATACTTACAGACAAAAAACCCACCTATTAACCCAAACCAGATGAGATAAATCGTCCATTGATGTGGGAAAAATTGGGCTAAAGAGGTGTAGAGACGACCAACGGCTTCAGAGATTTCAAAGTATCCACCAAATTGCTCAGCGGTGATATGTTCTATAAACCTTTTCCATGTATCCGGGTCTCCCATATTAACAAGTGGATTAACTATTGCCCGCAAAGGAAGATAGAGATATAAGAAAAGAGGGGTGATGAAACAGCAAAGAAGTTTGACTGAAGAATGAAGGGTGATGAGTGATGAATATCTACATTTATAACATTCAGTCAGGATAAAGAATATGCTTGCTGGAATTAAGTAGATAGTTTGCATGTGGTGGGTAAAGGATAACCCGAGAGTGAAGGCGAAGAGATAGAGATATGATTTTGGGTTACACCCAATAACTCCTTCGTGCCATTTTAGTAAGATGAAGATTACGAAGGTGACAAACAAGGCGTTGAGTGTGTATTTTTCAGCAATTACTGCTTGTTGCCAGAAGGTAGAGGCAAAGGCAAGCATTAATGCCCCAACTATGGCCGAAATGAGATTAGAAATAGAAATGGAGAAAGGA belongs to bacterium and includes:
- a CDS encoding IS1634 family transposase → MAFVRTVKTKSSTGQINEYVRVVESYYQKGKRKQRVIANLGNVVVLRKDIKRIVNGLLQKVGEKPLIFAQDLRNEEIKEYGVGYLASFMWQELGLKDLVEKILKGKKVELDYSNWIKMMVVNKLSDPTSKLGIFEWLSRVWWSNHGFDEKVLETVQKEEEERIDIAKKEVMKFYRGMDYLLGMKEEIENHLYYRFRDLFSLEVDLVFYDLTSSYFEGDGPEGLAKLGYSRDHEPGKPQVVIGLILCNGLPIGHEVFEGNRVDKKTVKEVLAKLKEQFKINRCIFVGDRGLVSKENLEILEKEKGFESILALRKRRNKEVKEIMLEGTSLIYCRLEDNLEYRERRREDGLRYIICRHPEIAKEQREERQENMAEIEKELEELKGEVDKQKRPSLKKIVKKVEDILSFRHGYGLYKYKLDEKNKSFEYFRNEEGIRLENELDGVYILRTYEKDLSAEEIIESYKDLQDVERAFRSLKTPLELRPFYHHKEERVKAHVFICVLAYIVQKVVEKMLREGGINVSGERVFSLFKQMGIAVMKVGGKSYGYTSEPTYMQNRILKTLKIKSPSRIIMEEKNRKSHM
- a CDS encoding DUF2723 domain-containing protein, producing the protein MGKRKLKKKNIKPDYGQIGGILVFLLSFFTYLKTLTPDVALQDTGELISCAYLLGIPHPPGYPLYCLLGKLWMTILPIGNIAYRMNMLSALCAGLSCMMVYFIILKLAVTSKQWTVKKDFSDSPILPFSISISNLISAIVGALMLAFASTFWQQAVIAEKYTLNALFVTFVIFILLKWHEGVIGCNPKSYLYLFAFTLGLSFTHHMQTIYLIPASIFFILTECYKCRYSSLITLHSSVKLLCCFITPLFLYLYLPLRAIVNPLVNMGDPDTWKRFIEHITAEQFGGYFEISEAVGRLYTSLAQFFPHQWTIYLIWFGLIGGFFVCKYSMRLFVFLSLILITNILYSLFYNIPNIQDYYLPAFMVFAIWMGVGVQYLLLWLMKSNKKNIGIIYFLFLSLPIIPLTTNYPESNRSQYYFASDLVRNILTPMEEKSIIFLETDDTAFPLWYSHYVEQRHPKAVFIDVPFLAVHYDWYVQTWKDKYPDLAFTFEIQDMLGVKTRQLEKIRIERIYNIITNNINSYTIYKTYDFAMATNYSLIPQGVFCKVLEKDVPGEKFKKELDKNKGFLCRGVVDKRIFKDERTQSLISIYPQSYYNIGSFYYMLKMYDQAIEKFKQALEIDPGYSKARHGIEMAYKYKS